The Stegostoma tigrinum isolate sSteTig4 chromosome 38, sSteTig4.hap1, whole genome shotgun sequence genome contains a region encoding:
- the LOC125447035 gene encoding ferritin heavy chain A-like: protein MVSQVCQNYHKDCEDAVNKQINLELYSSYVYLSMVSYFDRDDVALHHFAEFFKEQSHEEREHAEKLMVFQNKRGGWVLLQDIKKPEQDEWGNGLEAMQRALQMEKDVTQSLLDLHKLASGHTDPHLCDFLERHYLDEQVKMIKKLGDHITNLKRLGAPANGMGEYLFDRLTLGESD from the exons atggtttcccaagtgtgtcagaactaccacaaggactgtgaggatgctgttaacaagcagatcaacctggagctctattcctcctatgtttacctctccatg gtctcttactttgaccgggatgatgttgccctgcatcactttgctgagttcttcaaggagcagtcccatgaggagcgggaacatgctgagaaactgatggtattccagaataaacgtggggGCTGGGTCCTATtacaggacatcaag aagccggagcaggatgagtggggcaatggtctggaggcaatgcagagagctctgcagatggagaaggatgtgacccagagtctgctggatctgcacaaactggcctctggccacacggaccctcat ctgtgtgacttcctggagaggcactacttggacgagcaagtgaagatgatcaagaagctgggagatcacatcaccaacctgaagagactgggagcccctgccaatggcatgggagagtacctgtttgacaggctcaccctGGGGGAGAGTGACTGA